TTAGCAAACTGGTTTCCAGTAAAATTGAAGATGTACAGAAGAATGGATATGGGCCAAAGACATTGTAAATATGATAACTGGATCTTGCGCATGCATCTGTGTTCTTGTCCCCCTTCATTAATTTGCTTTAATTATGCTAAGGCATGGGGAAGTTTTTCTGTGTTAGCTCAAGATTTATTAAGAAAAGATCATTCTTTCAAGTATAAGTTCGGTGCTGCACCTGGGTTGTGTGGTAAAAATATTCGGAAAATAAGGAAGTTAGTGTGCAAATATCATCACAGCTGTGCACATGTATTCATTTCTTTAGGTTGTATGTTCCATTGTTTTTCATTATCTTGGATTTCTTGTTATTCTGATCCCTGTTTCAAAGCTGATGGTGCTATTCTTTCCTTGTTCTGAGTTTTCTCAACAGAACCAACATTCCTACAGATTTTGTTAGATTGGACCAGGATATATTGTCACCTCTCTCTGGAAAGAAGCAGCTTTATACATATGAGACCATGGATTATTGGGAACAGATCAAGACACCAGGGTAAAGTAACTCGGTGTGATGTTTTAGCTTCTCTTTTTCTAACTATTATGTCCATTTACAACTTGCCCTCACTATATACTCTTACAATGTCTCTTCCTGTCCAGGATATCTTTGAAATGCTCCGGTTTGTATCTGGCCCAGTTCAGACTCACCTCTCCCCATCTTCTTGCTAGTGGAGATGGTACAAGAAGTGCCACGGTTGTCGGTGATGTTTTCGTTCACCCATCAGCTAAAGTCCATCCAACTGCGAAGGTTGTTCCATTTACTTCCATTTACATCATATCGGTCCATCTTTTCTTCCTGGACAACATTTAAGTTAACCACTCTGGTTATAGACCAATCAAATTCGTTGATTGCTATTCTACTCAGTTTAGAATTTGCTGTCAAGCTAGGGCTTCTTTCTTGTATAAATCAAAGATAGAACTCGAAATACAGAGTATTAGTTTGCCTACATCCTAGACATGTTTGCACAGTGACCGTGAATCCATATTGTTCTGGTGAGTTAACAATGGTTGTTCAGTAAATTCCTTTCTGGGCTTTCCATAAGATAAGTATGGCAAGATCACCTTGTGGACAGTTTGCCTTGAatttaaagaagagaaaataaagtcGTAGACTTTACTTTGCTAGGCTAAATTGTACCCCTAGATGAGTTAAGTTCTCGAAAGAAATAGCATCATCAAGTGATTTGAGTTTGTTTACTTTAGAAGGGTGAATCTGGAATGCTTAAAATACTTTCAGAGCCTGACTTATAATTTCTGCTTTCGCCATCTACATTTACTCTGTCCTCCCTGTGTATCTTTTGATTTGACATTACTTGTTTGGACAGATTGGCCCCAACGTCTCTATTTCAGCAAATGTTCGTGTAGGACCTGGTGTGAGGCTGATAAGCTGTATCATTTTGGATGATGTTGAATTAGAGGTATGGGAGACAATCAAATACAAGTGTCATTATCCTAGGAAGATGAGAATATTAACTGAGATTGCTTTGGCAGGATAATGCAATAGTTATAAATTCCATTGTTGGATGGAAATCATCTCTTGGGAGATGGTCAAGAGTCCAGGCAAGTTTGTTACTCATGTACTTCcacatgcaaaaacaatttCGGAGCCTTTGGCTGTGAAAGTCTGTAATATTAGTTCACTTTAAAATCTCACCATAACAATTTCGGCCTTTGTTGATTGCTATTAACTGTCAATGATCAACCTCTTTCCGCTTGTCTAGGCTGATGGAGACTACAACTCAAAGTTGGGAATCACAATTCTTGGTACTTAACTTTGAAgagtaaaattacttgaacatTGTTCTGTTCTCATTGCACTTTAATCCGTGGATTATGCTCAACAATGCAGGGGAATCTGTGGTGGTAGAACAAGAAGTCGTCGTCGTCAACAGCATCGTTCTGCCAAATAAGATCCTCAACGTGAGTGTGCAGGATGAGATCATCTTGTGAAGAGTTGGAGATGTTTGAATTTCAAAGCCCTCCAAGGTGCACTATTTGGAAGAGTTTGTTTTGTTCCATATAGAGACGGTAATACGAGAGAGAGATATGAATTGTCCCATAGAATTAGGTATATAAGAATTAAAGGGGTTTCATGTGAAAACTTGATTAGCATCGTAAAATACGAGTCATCATTCGTACTTTGTTTCACTTGTTTTTCAAGTTTCTGCTTAATAGCAAGACAAGCAACGCAATTGTGCCAATTGTCGCTTATGTTTTCTCCGGATTAGCTTTTGATCACGGAGTTCTACAAATCCATTGTAAAGAATTGATAATTGTTCATGAATTGTGGTAATCTTTCGCATGCATCAGTAATTTCACATAAGTTTCATTTTGGcttttgtttatcttttagCTGGCTTTTTATGAATGAATGTTCTATTTTGTGAAACACCTTTCTGAAGATTTCAAAAGCTTGGttcaacaaatatatataatttttttcatcactGCTCGAGAGATGGGTTGTTTGTTTGGAGATTCATAAGGTAGTAGATCATCTGGAGAGTGGAGAAGAAGGGAAGATGAGAATGTTTCTTCGTCTAAACCACAATCTCATCCCATTGAATTTATCCAAAGCCTTTGCTCATAATCTTAAACCCTTACAATCGCGTGTCGAGACTAGAACCAATATATTACAAGATATCACCAATCTCTCCCCTCATGACACCCACCCAAGTATCCAACCAAAACCCAATTCTAAGCCTCATCTTGAGAAATTACCTACTGAAGAGAAGTTTTTCACTGAGATCGCCCCTACTTTCCCCACTTCTAATACTACTGTCAGTCACTTGTATCATTTCTGGGTCCCCTACTAGCTCTCACTTGTCCATATCTTTTAATCCTCCTACTTGTCATGAACAATTTATTTGTCCTGATCTCAACCCTGTTACCCTGATGAAGGAAGATGGTGAGGAGGTTGCTGAGAATAATCCTTTGTTGAATATCCTGGTGAGCAGAGAGGAGCTGAGGTTGACGAGGAGGGTGAGGTGAATGCTGGAGCTGTGGTGCCTTTACAATTTGCTCAGCCATTGATGAATCTCTCTGAAAAGGAAGGAGTATCCTGTAAATGGAGctcaaaatgaagcaaaaaaaaaaaaaattatgtaagggCGTGCAGGTGGAGGTTGTGGCAGAACAACCCTGCTCCAGATAAACAGAACTTTGCCGGGAAAGATTGCTTTTTGTTGCTGGCATACCTGGGAACAACGGAATGGGATGATGTTCAGTGGAAAAATAACAAGCCATGAATATGTTATACTGAGAATGCAGAATGCCTTTGATTAATCCGTTAGGATCTCTACTGCTGTTGCTCCTATTGAAATGGGAGTGATTCATCGGTCCATAATGAACATAAAGTGGCAGAAACCCCGTGAAGGAACTATTGAACTGAACAGCGATGGGACCTTTGTCGATAATACAGAGGAAGCAGCAACTGGTGTTATAGCTAGGGGCTCTAATGGCATGCTAATTAGGAGGCATAGGCGATAGGATACCAGCAGAATGGGAAATTACCTagaagttttaaatttattgcaattgtactaattttattttatttttttatcaattaaatcgtaaatttttttacatttttgtcaatttgataCATACAGTCAATTGTGGCCAAAATTTGCCAACATGGATGACGATCGTCTTATGTTCTGTGGTCGACgctaacataaataatttttaaaaaattgattttttcctttcctcctcctcctactacTAACCAATGGCTAGACCTTAAGCAAGTCTTGCCCACCCCTAGCAAGCCCTCTAATGAGAGTTGgagcctcgctggtggctaTGCAACGCATGACATTGCTAGATTTGGAGAGCCTTGACCCTCAACACCCCAAGAAGTGGCCTAGGTgaagccttgcccaaccatggcAAGGCAAGGGTGACCTTGCCGGCCCTCACTTTGGCCGATCCCTAAGGTCCAACAACTGGTTAAAAGACAgaggagggaaaaaataaaaagagagagaaagagaaagaaaagaataaataaataaataatttaaacaagaataaaatattattaaaaattatccatatcaatTCTAGTGAGATCATATAAGTCAGTGATTATAGTCGAAGTTGGTTGAATAGCTAAATCAgaacaaatacaaaagattaaatactcaattggcaaaaaagaaaaaaaaatagaattgaatttacataattataatatgtttagTGCTTTCTCTAAAAGATTAGTAACTTGATCCTTCCTGCCTACTCTGAAATTACTATTTATTTCTGATGCAGATGGAAAAAACCTCATTGAACGTTGTGATTCTGTCTTGTGATGGAGAAAGAAAGCACGAGGTTTTTCTGGCaacaacaaaaagggaactgtcgTTTTCATGGGGAAGCGACGTGAACACGCATGTGCTCGCTGGCAGGAATTTGAGAACACGCAGCAAAATAATGGCCAGCGACCACGTGTCGTAGGCGCCATTGCATGGAGATAAATCTTTACGGCAGTAAAATTTTACCCTTCACTAAATTGAaggtcgaatttttttttaaaatcgatcTTGAAAAGTTATACTagaatatttcaagaactgttTATGGGAAAATCGTAATGAACTTTTGTTCAAACAAAAAACCAAACATACAAGCTTTAAGCATGCTTATCATGAGCTTGCAATTAGCGATGTAAGCAACAACTACTCCAGCTCtacttgtgaatttttttagttcagtttaaaatttttaaaattcaaaccaCTCGAATATTCATCATTTAAGTCCAAACTCTAGAAACAATTACTTGATTTGGATTGCCCCCCGTGCCTAATTGAATAGTGAGATTTTTGTATGTAAGGAACACAAGAAACACATACATGGTTGGTGCTTGACATTACCGACCTTTGGAAACTTGAACTTAACCTCTTTGTCCGAGTTTGAATCATAGATTTCGCCATCTCAACTAAGGTCTAATATACCCCAATCAACAATATTGCATACGCAATGAAATGCACCATCAAACACGAGATTTAGCTCATTAAATTCCTTGTGCTCGATCAactaattaattcaataaagATTTTGTGAACGAATGTgcatgcaattattttttttgtcgtttCCAGAGCactgccttttcttttatcatgcATATTTCGTGTATGTCATAATgggatttttttcttgattggaaTATATGATTAACAAGTATCCTGGAGCACTCGTTAGTAAgacaaatttaagaaaacacaaCTAAAACCTTATTCCCAAAGGATAGAGGTAAGGGTGAACAATTTCAGAATGGATAGTTTTCGCGCCCAAAGCCTATCTTATTAGGGccaattctcaatttttaaagtttAGAACCTACCCGTAGAACCTAGAACTAAACCTGATCATTTAGTTTGGTTCTAGGATCTACTCAAGAATCAaccacttctttttatttttaggacttTCATTACTTTTTAAAGTTTCAACCTACAAAGTTAAAAGCTGATGATGATCGTTGGCAACATGATCTCAATGGTTCAATACTCCGTTAGTAATAAACACTGTCTAATCTACTAAACATATCAGAAAAATATGAGCCCCACCGATCAACTTCACGTCTCTTGCAAATCAACATTTTTGGGACAAATTCTTCTCATTTCTTAGCAACTTCCCTTGTTTCATGCCATTGCAGCTTTCTTTATTTAACTAGGGATTTTTATAACTTGATCGTATAGGTATGATGAAGTAGCCGTGAAACTCCTTAGCAAGACAATCGGTTGGTTTAGTTGGATTCCAGGATCTACTTGGGATTAATGCTTACTGTTAATGAGTGGAAGAAGATAAAGATGGGCTACAACTACTGTAatagtaagttttttttttttttttggcttgtcCCATTTCTAACTCTCATTTTGCTTTTAgatttttgctttgctttttcgtAGAACGAGGGAGTTGAATCTCCTGCACCTATGATTATTGTGTCCTTACTCCTTACCCCTCAACTCCTCTCAATAATTTCATAACGTCAAGTTGAAATTAGCCATATTTCGGCAATAGAAAAgaggagggaaaaagaagagagagagagggaaaagggtAATGATACCGCAAGTGAATCCAAATGGCGTTTTAGGCGCGCTCCGCGCCTTCGAAAAACGCAGAAGTAGAGATTAcgccaaaacccaaaaaaaaaaaaaaaaaaaatcgttagTTAATTTAGGGAAAAGAATCCCCCCTCTGGATTTAATTATTGTCGGAGCCAGGGGGGTCGCCAGGTCCTATCTGGAAGCCAagccgccgctcctccttcaCGACAGccgaaaaagagaaaacctttttctcCCACCAGGCCCCCCCACCCCCGGGGAGAAATACCAACTCACCCCTGCTCCAAAGACCCACGGAGGGCGCGAGGGAGAGGGCAAATGGGTAAAAGCGGGGCGCAACCGCTCCTTTCGAATCCCAATTCAAACTCCCGCGTCATGCAaacgaggacgaggaggagatCTCCCTTCGCTcgtctccctcccctcccctcctccttcttctctcaGATCCAGCTTTCGAAATTTCAAACCCGCCATCgccaaccaaaaaaaaactctccctccttcctccttccctccttccctctcaacggtccctccctctctttatactcctctctctctctcgccgtGGTTTCTCGCTCCGCCACCACAGCTGAAGCGCTCACCAACCGGGagcggcagagagagagagagagagagagagagagagaactcgcGTGTTTGTGTGTGTCTTGTCTCTTGCGAGAGCGGCGAGGAGGTGTCGCGATGGAGCTGGCGAGAGCCGACGACCCGGCCTGCCACCGCGAGGCCGCGCCGCTGGGATCCGGGGAGTTGCTCGATTCCAGGCAGCATCTCTACTGCCGCAAGGACAAGTCCCTCGGCGTCCTCTGCTCCAAGTAGTTCCCCCCTCCCCCCCCTTTCCTTCCCCGAAagattcttccttttctgtccCGTTCTCCCTCGTTCCGTGTGATTCGATCTGGGTCTTGGTTAGTTTTCTCATTCCTTGCCGTTTTTTTGGAGCAGTTTCCTGAGGCTGTACAATAGGGACGACGTCGAAGTGATCGGTCTCGACGATGCCGCTCTCAAGCTAGGTACTTGCTTCCTTCCCTCTATTTACTACGCTTCGATCTCGCGAGGCGGACGCATTTATGATGAACccagaattttttcttttcggggAAACTAAGATGTTGTTGCTTCTGAATGAGCAGGAGTGGAGCGGAGGCGAATCTATGACGTGGTGAACATATTGGAAAGCGTCGGCGTGAGATTCTAAACCTTACTACTGTCTTAGATTGGGATTTGAGGAAGGCATTCCGCTCCCACTTATGTTGCATTGCCAAAGTTGATTTGGTCTTTCGATGTGTATAGGTTGTGGCGAGGAAAGCGAAGAACCAGTATTCGTGGAAAGGTTTCAGAGCGATCCCCAATGCCTTGGAGAAGCTCAAGGTGAATTTTAGCTCCTGAATGCCTATCGAATAGTAGTTTTAGCCCTTTGGGAAGTCGGCTTGATGGTTTTAACGTGGTTACTGTCGCCAGGAAGAAGGTCTGAGAGAGAACTCCAATAACTCAAATTGCGGCGACCCGGCAAAGGTACTGCCCCAGTTGGAGTTCATCCCCTTTTTTGATTCTGCCGTGTCCTTCGAGTAGCTAATGTAGGAAAATGTGGGATGTGATCAGCTCCTAAACCAAGATTCGTTCTTTCTTGTCAGTGCAGATGTCTTATTTTGGTTTTTGTCTGGTCGGTTCTtgccaaaaaccaaaaaaaaaaaaaacctcatttTACCATTTGATAGTTTGTTAAGTGAACATGTGACATTATGCATATACATTAGACTTATATTCAGTCTTGCTCTTGAGAGCTAATTTGAAAGCTATGGTATCATTCGAATGACTCACGCTGAGTATTTTGAATGGTTAGGTTTTTAACGACGCTGAAAATGAAGGGTGTTTGGATCTCAAATTTGAGATGCAAGATAACTCTTCAGCATCGTCCAAATCTGGTAATTTTAGTTCTCTACTTTTTGTAGTTATTTTTCTATATGATTGTCTTGAGACTCAAATCACCCTAGACTGGCTAGTTATTTAAGACCACAACTATGCTTACGCTGGATTAGGTAGATTTTATATGATTTGTTCTTGTTAATTACTGAAGAATGAATGATTGCTTGTGCAGACAATAAGAAAGAGAGATCTCCGGGTCCTCTTTCTGCAGAAAACAGGAGAGAAAAATCATTGGCCCTTCTTACGCAGAACTTCGTGAAGCTTTTTCTTTGTTCCAATGTGAGTTTACCTCTTGGTGCTCCTATTTTATTCTTCTATTATTCCCTTTTTATTCAATGTGCGTTATTCCTTGATGCTAGGTGGATATGATCTCTCTTGATACTGCTGCAGTGGCATTGCTCGGTGATAACAACAATACGACAGCTATGAGAAGTAATTAATCGTGTTCTTGACTTGTTAACTGAAATAAGGAAGGAGAAATGAACTTGTATCTGACACTTTCAATGCTATTTTGCAGCAAAGATCAGACGACTGTATGACATTGCCAATGTTTTTTCATCCATGAATCTGATTGAGAAGGTATATACTGGGGAGCCTGTGAGGAAATTCGAGTTGATGTTTTTTCTCTGTGCTCTCTGACTTACCAGTTGCTTGGTTAATGGCTAACCTGCAGACACCTCACCCTGATACTAGGAAACCATCATTTAGATGGCTAGGATGGAGAGGAAAATCTGGGGATACTGATGCTAATTTTTCAGAGCAGAATCAATATAGGAAGAGACTGTTTGGCACTGAGATCACAAATCAACCTTTAAAGAGAAGTAAGGTGGATTCTTCAAACAATACAGAATCATGTGACCCAGTAAAAAAGGCGTTTCTTGTCAAACAAGATCCAGAAAACAACTACGACAGGTGTGAACAAGAGTGCCATTCAGACAATGGCTCGAGGGGTTACGTATATGGCCCATTTGCTCCTGTGTGTTTGCCGAGAGCAGTAAATTCTGCACCAAAGTCTGTGAAGCAGGATTATGACTGGGAAACACTTGCATCTACTCATCGCCCTCAGTACCATAATCAAGGTATCTGACTGTTTCACCTTGAGGTTCTGGATTTTCATGCTTGCATAGATGCGGTCTTAATATGTCAGTTTCTGCATTATCAAGCTGTCATTTCATTACCTTGACCTCTTCCGTCAAATAGGCTAACTGAATCCTCACAAAATGAGGGTCTGGTTCATACTTCACAGGGTGGCCGAGCCTATAATAGCTTCTCATTTATGCATAAGCTAACTGCACTACATGCCTGATAGCTCTTATTGATGCTGTTGCAGCTTTGAGGGACCTCTTTGCACATTACATGGAGGCATGGAAGTCATGGTACACTGAAGTTGCTGGGAACACAGAGATACCACAAGTGTCCTGATCACTTGGTTCCTTACAAGTTGATCGAGTACAGAGGAATAGAGATGTTTAACCATTTGTCCGAGGATTTGTTTTTAGTTTTGGCTCTTTGATACAGCTCCTTTAGAAGAGGATGACGTATGTAGCTTCTTGTTGGATCACGTTCTCAATGATCCGACTGTATAGTCATAAATACGTTGTTTCTAACCCTTTGAAATCTAATTTGGGATGTATCTCTGTAACATCCAGATCAGCAGCAGGATGCTGATGCATTGTCCAGATCCATGATTGGATAATTGCCCCAATGATTGAATGAACAAATGCTAGTGTGCAGTTACTGAATGAATTGATCAATTTTATAGCTGTACTTTCTTCTTGATTCAATCTTATTGATCATTTTTCACCAGGGCTCATTGAATTCACAAAAGAATATTCTCCTCGATTTTGATCAGCGCCTAAATGATGTATTGTTGACAGAAGTCGGTATCCAGATCAGCAGTTAACATTTTTCTTCCAGAGTTTGGGATGTTTACTATTGACACTAGATGGTAAAATTCATCCCGGATGCCCAATGTGGAAGATTTCAGACTTTAAATTCTGTGCGGAAGTTCCCTTCCCTCCATCTGCAATTACAGAAGTACAAATTTTTGCGAAGGGTTATCGCCCTACGAATGCAAACAAGCAGTCCTATCAAACAAATCTGTCGAAATTCACGAACTAGGTCATCTGAAAATGTCTATCAATGAATCAAAGAATATAAACATTTCCAGTCCATGGGACATTTTGAAAGCGAAAGAATCATCAAAATGTGaaaggatagagaaagaaagaaaaaaaagatgaccAGATCTCGTGATACCAAAAATGTTATCCCCGTCTATAATGGGAGACAACCTCTTCTGTGTATATTTCCTAGTCGAATGGAGTTTTACAACATCTCTGTATAtacataaaaatgaaagaatctCAGCAATTGATTCTCGAGCTGAACATAGCAAATGCAAGAGTCTATGTTCATTACAATCGCCGTGCCGCAAGAGGACTATCCTTCGAACTGTGCAAATCATAAGGCATCCATAGGGAGTCCACAGGACAGGGCATCTTCAAATCAAGCCTCGTCCAGGGCTTCCCTTTACCGCTCCAGTGCAGTAGGCTCACAGGGCCAGGATGGAGTGCCCTGCAGCTGTTCACCACATTGTCTCCGCCCAATCCGTGTTGATTCCACCTCCTATCAATCGGCTCAATGTCGCCACCGAACACGAGCAAGAACGGCGGCAGCGAGCCCAGCTCGTAGATCCGCCTCTCCCTCTGAATCTCCATCCATCCCTCGATCCGCCTCCTGTAATCGCCCTCTCTCCACCTTACCAAATCCATCACCATCACCCCCGTGTTGAAATAGCACGGCCTTTTCCCTGCAAAGACCTTGGGAAGCTCGGCGTCCGACCAGAACTCCTCCGAGAAGTACTTGGCGAAATTGGCGTGGCAATACTCGGGCGCTCCGATCACTCTCGACCCGGTTAGCGGGACGGTCCAGAGTTTCAGGATGTCGTCGACCAGGATAACATCCGAGTCCAAGTATATCACGCGCTCGACGAACGGCTCGAGCAGGTCCGCCAAGTAGGACCTCGCGTAGTTCAGCGGGTTCTCCAGGGCATGGCGGACCGAGGAGGATATCAAGCGACCGACCGAGCCGTCGTCGAAGCCGTATATCCTGAACCCGAGGGAAGGAAACGCGGTCCGGAGGATTCCCGCCAGGCTCTCCCGATCCGCGGAAGCCGAAGCGACGAAGTGGAAGAAGACGTTCTCGGGGCAGGAAGCGTGCCTCAG
Above is a window of Eucalyptus grandis isolate ANBG69807.140 chromosome 9, ASM1654582v1, whole genome shotgun sequence DNA encoding:
- the LOC104419313 gene encoding probable galacturonosyltransferase-like 9 produces the protein MRPVLAAAICFLLLRSCAHAIRSFPSELSHDVRVKFLEAPEYRNGPGCPKLDGDGGGGGGAGSLVRVAMTLDFEYLRGTVAAVHSVLRHASCPENVFFHFVASASADRESLAGILRTAFPSLGFRIYGFDDGSVGRLISSSVRHALENPLNYARSYLADLLEPFVERVIYLDSDVILVDDILKLWTVPLTGSRVIGAPEYCHANFAKYFSEEFWSDAELPKVFAGKRPCYFNTGVMVMDLVRWREGDYRRRIEGWMEIQRERRIYELGSLPPFLLVFGGDIEPIDRRWNQHGLGGDNVVNSCRALHPGPVSLLHWSGKGKPWTRLDLKMPCPVDSLWMPYDLHSSKDSPLAARRL
- the LOC104419312 gene encoding E2F transcription factor-like E2FF isoform X2, which gives rise to MELARADDPACHREAAPLGSGELLDSRQHLYCRKDKSLGVLCSNFLRLYNRDDVEVIGLDDAALKLGVERRRIYDVVNILESVGVVARKAKNQYSWKGFRAIPNALEKLKEEGLRENSNNSNCGDPAKVFNDAENEGCLDLKFEMQDNSSASSKSDNKKERSPGPLSAENRREKSLALLTQNFVKLFLCSNVDMISLDTAAVALLGDNNNTTAMRTKIRRLYDIANVFSSMNLIEKTPHPDTRKRLFGTEITNQPLKRSKVDSSNNTESCDPVKKAFLVKQDPENNYDRCEQECHSDNGSRGYVYGPFAPVCLPRAVNSAPKSVKQDYDWETLASTHRPQYHNQALRDLFAHYMEAWKSWYTEVAGNTEIPQVS
- the LOC104419312 gene encoding E2F transcription factor-like E2FF isoform X1, which gives rise to MELARADDPACHREAAPLGSGELLDSRQHLYCRKDKSLGVLCSNFLRLYNRDDVEVIGLDDAALKLGVERRRIYDVVNILESVGVVARKAKNQYSWKGFRAIPNALEKLKEEGLRENSNNSNCGDPAKVFNDAENEGCLDLKFEMQDNSSASSKSDNKKERSPGPLSAENRREKSLALLTQNFVKLFLCSNVDMISLDTAAVALLGDNNNTTAMRTKIRRLYDIANVFSSMNLIEKTPHPDTRKPSFRWLGWRGKSGDTDANFSEQNQYRKRLFGTEITNQPLKRSKVDSSNNTESCDPVKKAFLVKQDPENNYDRCEQECHSDNGSRGYVYGPFAPVCLPRAVNSAPKSVKQDYDWETLASTHRPQYHNQALRDLFAHYMEAWKSWYTEVAGNTEIPQVS